A region of the Rhodospirillaceae bacterium genome:
GCCTCGTCCAGGTGTTCGCGCGGTGCCAAATCACCATCGGCGGCACCTTCGGGCCAACGGTTTCGATCTGCGCCGTAGGTATTCAAAAGTTCGCGCACGCGCCGAATATTTTTACTTTTGGTGATATCTTTGTTGCCGTTGCTCATTCCATTTCTCCAACCAGGTCTCGTCTCCGGTCGATTAAAAGTTCTTTCAATTTACGCCGGCCCCTTGCCAGTAGACTTTCCAAGGCATCGACGCTGATCTCCATAATCTCGGCTGCCTCAATATTACTTAACTCCTGATGGTGGACCAAGGTGATTGCGGTGCGTTGGCGAACCGGCAATTGCACCAAGGCGGCTTCCACCTGATCTGCGACTTGAGTTTGGTGTTGCGCCGCATATTGATTTGCTGACGGATCTGGCGTGTCTGGCGCTTCTTGGTCGCTCATGTGGCCCCGTCTCCTGATCTCGTCGATTGCTAGATTGTGGGCGACATGATAGAGCCAAGTACTGATCCGGGCCTCGGGCTTCCACCGATTGGCTGTTCGCCATAATCGCAGGAAAGTTTCTTGCGCAACGTCTTCGGCAGCCGCCATATCGCTCAGCATCCGATACGATAAACCCACCAAACCACGCAAATGTTGTTCGACGAGGCTGCGGCAGGCGGATTGATCGCCTGCCGCTACCTGTTTCATCAACTCGGCATCTAAGAGTTTTCGGTCGGACATGATTAGTCAGTGTACGCCTCATCGGGGGGCATGTCCGGTTTAACTAGCTTTTGTCGACTTTATTGCCACCGTTGTGATGGCCACCTCTATGATGGTCACCGCCGTGCCCGCCCTTGTGCCCTCTATGACGCATTTCGCCGGGAGTTATTTGATGGTCGCGGTCGCGGTCCCTTTTTCCGAACCGATGCTCGGCGCGGGCCTTCATTTCCTCTTCCGAAATTGTGCCATCGTTATCCGTATCCAAGCGCGCGAAACGATCTTTCATGCGATCTTTCACCCGTTCGGTGATACGTTTAATAATGGCAGCTTCGAGTTCGGCTTGCGTCAATTTCCCGTCACCGTTGGCGTCGGCTTCTTTAAACCGGGCCGTCCGGCCGGCAAGATATTCCTGTTTGGAAACAGCGCCGTCTGAGTTGGCATCCATTTGATTAAAGCGATGTTCGCCGCGGTTTTGACGGTAGCCAGGACCATCGGGTGCGGCAATGACTGCAGTTGTTGTTAACAAGGCAGCTGCAGCGAGAAGTAAAAGGGGGGTCTTTTTCATGGGGGGATCTCCTAATCCAAAATGTTCCGCATGTAACGCGGTACTGGAGATTGAACGGATGAGAGATAGAATTCCGTCGAAGGAAATTAAAATAATATTATGTTAGGACTATTTTCAGGTCTTCAGACGAGGGCGCGAACCAGTATGAACTGGTGATTGCTTCGGAAAATTCCGTCAGTCGGTCATGGAGTTTGTCTTCAGAGATGCCGTACATGCGCCGAAGCATGATATCAAAGTGCTGCGGGTCGGAGGAAAATGCGAGAAAATAGAGCCCATGTTCGCTTGCGCCACCAAAGGGGAAACTTCTTCGATAAATTTTT
Encoded here:
- a CDS encoding RNA polymerase sigma factor, encoding MSDRKLLDAELMKQVAAGDQSACRSLVEQHLRGLVGLSYRMLSDMAAAEDVAQETFLRLWRTANRWKPEARISTWLYHVAHNLAIDEIRRRGHMSDQEAPDTPDPSANQYAAQHQTQVADQVEAALVQLPVRQRTAITLVHHQELSNIEAAEIMEISVDALESLLARGRRKLKELLIDRRRDLVGEME
- a CDS encoding EF-hand domain-containing protein, with protein sequence MKKTPLLLLAAAALLTTTAVIAAPDGPGYRQNRGEHRFNQMDANSDGAVSKQEYLAGRTARFKEADANGDGKLTQAELEAAIIKRITERVKDRMKDRFARLDTDNDGTISEEEMKARAEHRFGKRDRDRDHQITPGEMRHRGHKGGHGGDHHRGGHHNGGNKVDKS